A genomic window from Hippocampus zosterae strain Florida chromosome 13, ASM2543408v3, whole genome shotgun sequence includes:
- the ubn1 gene encoding ubinuclein-1 isoform X2 → MAQPRRVEFTSLPSDVRSCAVNGTVLAPKSPPERGGGSRPTVDCVPGSVRLVIALFEPDERSFSEFSYTQLLESKSNKNNEVKPRSRFEVEEQWEKEQMADLARKMEKKYTVKKKQDRVQDLIDIGYGYDDEDSFIDNSEAYDEFVPSSITTKFGGFYVNSGVLHFRQVSDTETDDGTTGERTPETAKKRDLKDGQEMPKKKRRRKVLLDKNDDEANSRVSSELAVGDELMMTMKKKKKKAAGTLSVTSMLKKFRREKERERKKMEKAKQRMASIPLSPVTPHCPADAGGGGGSGLADPLLSLIGSTDEQALLQAASTVEFDIDLDCLLDVGDEISTPQSLMEAPPPNQPRTDHPQPPGASCDATQPPSRKMTQSQKPNSEVVTSLHCAVLPEGLPPPLESSIKKLMLAAKTAEGESKLKFFTPEINSVLLDIECQCREHGGQLRSWVYTHLSSFLPCSKETLRKRVKKLKLAEGLSNMGDPMQKLNEAIGRAMPEQITCFNQHCQEYEQVKTLRMMEDGSDVRHGGIGNNMEEKGAKRGGGPKKLFRWNEEIRELLRHVLREKLAVFQERSEGRQQLEECLKAILVKDIKPLWPKGWMPSRVLLSESRKILGLRLTFPTKRSRSEKKQLSFIAPPVLDQNMGPLPLKVELPCEANSVVEASNASCVTMEDPEVIVLDSDSSPTPSDESPVILTDQSWAHLGPPVPPHELFAAAIAKYENSLHRWSFSAASGGSPLPPPPPPQCSPVTFPEAGLLRHMVLPKVLQDSTGGPADCGPELQMGSDDVNV, encoded by the exons ATGGCGCAACCTCGCCGAGTCGAGTTCACGTCTTTGCCCAGTGACGTCCGGTCCTGTGCGGTCAACGGAACCGTCCTCGCCCCGAAGTCTCCGCCAGAACGCGGCGGTGGATCCCGGCCAACGGTGGACTGCGTGCCGGGTTCGGTGCGCCTCGTCATCGCCTTGTTTGAGCCGGACGAACGTAGCTTCAGCGAGTTCAGTTACACTCAGCTGCTGGAAAGCAAG agcaacaaaaacaatgaggTCAAGCCTAGGTCCAGGTTCGAGGTGGAGGAGCAGTGGGAGAAGGAGCAGATGGCTGACCTTGCAAGGAAGATGGAGAAAAAATAT ACAGTCAAGAAAAAGCAAGACCGCGTTCAGGACTTGATTGATATCGGCTACGGTTATGATGATGAGGATTCCTTCATTGACAACTCGGAGGCT TACGACGAGTTTGTGCCCTCCTCAATCACCACCAAATTCGGAGGCTTCTACGTCAATTCTGGTGTGCTGCACTTCCGCCAGGTTTCTGACACTGAAACGGATGATGGgaccacaggagagagaacgCCAGAAACCGCCAAG AAACGTGACCTCAAAGACGGACAAGAGATGCCGAAGAAGAAAAGGCGCAGAAAAGTTCTGCTGGATAAAAACGATGATGAGGCAAATTCCAG AGTCTCATCTGAGCTTGCAGTGGGTGACGagctgatgatgacgatgaagaagaagaaaaagaaagcggCCGGCACTCTGAGCGTCACCAGCATGCTGAAGAAGTTCCGGCGAGAAAAGGAGCGAGAGcggaagaaaatggagaaagcTAAACAGCGCATGGCCAGCATCCCACTAAGTCCTGTGACGCCACACTGCCCGGCGGACgcgggtggcggcggcggctcgggATTGGCCGACCCGCTGCTCAGCTTGATCGGATCTACAGATGAACAGGCACTTCTCCAGGCCGCCAGTACGGTGGAATTTGACATCGACCTCGACTGTTTATTGGATGTCGGTGACGAGATATCAACACCCCAGTCTTTAATGGAGGCGCCCCCTCCAAACCAGCCCAGAACAGACCATCCACAACCGCCTGGAGCCTCTTGCGATGCAACACAGCCTCCAAGCAGAAAAATGACCCAATCACAAAAGCCTAATTCAGAGGTTGTGACATCTCTTCATTGCGCCGTCCTACCAGAGGGACTCCCGCCTCCACTGGAGAGCAGCATCAAGAAATTGATGCTG GCAGCCAAGACCGCGGAGGGGGAGTCCAAACTCAAGTTCTTCACCCCGGAAATCAACTCTGTCCTGCTAGA CATAGAGTGTCAATGTCGTGAGCACGGCGGCCAGTTGCGCTCCTGGGTGTACACACACCTCTCGTCCTTCCTGCCCTGTAGCAAGGAGACGCTCCGGAAACGTGTCAAGAAACTCAAGCTTGCA GAAGGCCTTTCAAACATGGGGGATCCCATGCAGAAGCTGAATGAGGCCATCGGGAGAGCCATGCCCGAGCAGATTACATGTTTCAACCAACATTGTCAAGAATATGAGCAAGTTAAGACCCTGAG GATGATGGAGGATGGGAGCGACGTCAGGCATGGTGGCATCGGGAACAATATGGAAGAGAAGGGGGCAAAAAGAGGAGGCGGTCCAAAGAAGTTGTTCCGATGGAATGAGGAGATCAG GGAGTTGCTGCGTCATGTGCTGAGAGAAAAACTTGCAGTATTTCAAGAGAGGAGTGAAGGGAGGCAGCAACTGGAGGAGTGCCTCAAGGCCATATTGGTCAAGGACATCAAGCCTCTCTGGCCCAAAGGCTGGATGCCGTCCAG GGTGCTGCTTAGTGAGAGCAGGAAGATATTGGGCCTCCGGCTGACGTTTCC AACAAAGAGATCCAGATCTGAAAAGAAGCAGCTGTCATTCATTGCTCCACCGGTGTTGGATCAAAACATGGGACCGCTGCCACTCAAAGTCGAACTCCCTTGTGAGGCAAATTCAGTGGTTGAAGCTTCAAATGCATCTTGCGTGACCATGGAGGATCCCGAAGTGATTGTCTTGGATTCAGACTCTTCGCCAACTCCCAGTGATGAATCACCAGTGATCCTCACTGACCAGTCTTGGGCTCACTTGGGCCCACCGGTACCCCCCCATGAGCTGTTTGCGGCTGCTATCGCGAAATACGAAAATTCTCTTCATCGATGGAGCTTTAGCGCGGCAAGCGGCGGCTCTCCgcttccgccgccgccgccgcctcagtGCAGCCCAGTCACCTTTCCAGAAGCAGGCCTGCTGCGTCACATGGTCCTGCCAAAAGTGCTGCAAGACTCAACGGGTGGCCCTGCAGATTGTGGCCCAGAACTACAGATGGGCTCTGATGATGTCAATGTTTGA
- the ubn1 gene encoding ubinuclein-1 isoform X1, which yields MAQPRRVEFTSLPSDVRSCAVNGTVLAPKSPPERGGGSRPTVDCVPGSVRLVIALFEPDERSFSEFSYTQLLESKKSNKNNEVKPRSRFEVEEQWEKEQMADLARKMEKKYTVKKKQDRVQDLIDIGYGYDDEDSFIDNSEAYDEFVPSSITTKFGGFYVNSGVLHFRQVSDTETDDGTTGERTPETAKKRDLKDGQEMPKKKRRRKVLLDKNDDEANSRVSSELAVGDELMMTMKKKKKKAAGTLSVTSMLKKFRREKERERKKMEKAKQRMASIPLSPVTPHCPADAGGGGGSGLADPLLSLIGSTDEQALLQAASTVEFDIDLDCLLDVGDEISTPQSLMEAPPPNQPRTDHPQPPGASCDATQPPSRKMTQSQKPNSEVVTSLHCAVLPEGLPPPLESSIKKLMLAAKTAEGESKLKFFTPEINSVLLDIECQCREHGGQLRSWVYTHLSSFLPCSKETLRKRVKKLKLAEGLSNMGDPMQKLNEAIGRAMPEQITCFNQHCQEYEQVKTLRMMEDGSDVRHGGIGNNMEEKGAKRGGGPKKLFRWNEEIRELLRHVLREKLAVFQERSEGRQQLEECLKAILVKDIKPLWPKGWMPSRVLLSESRKILGLRLTFPTKRSRSEKKQLSFIAPPVLDQNMGPLPLKVELPCEANSVVEASNASCVTMEDPEVIVLDSDSSPTPSDESPVILTDQSWAHLGPPVPPHELFAAAIAKYENSLHRWSFSAASGGSPLPPPPPPQCSPVTFPEAGLLRHMVLPKVLQDSTGGPADCGPELQMGSDDVNV from the exons ATGGCGCAACCTCGCCGAGTCGAGTTCACGTCTTTGCCCAGTGACGTCCGGTCCTGTGCGGTCAACGGAACCGTCCTCGCCCCGAAGTCTCCGCCAGAACGCGGCGGTGGATCCCGGCCAACGGTGGACTGCGTGCCGGGTTCGGTGCGCCTCGTCATCGCCTTGTTTGAGCCGGACGAACGTAGCTTCAGCGAGTTCAGTTACACTCAGCTGCTGGAAAGCAAG aagagcaacaaaaacaatgaggTCAAGCCTAGGTCCAGGTTCGAGGTGGAGGAGCAGTGGGAGAAGGAGCAGATGGCTGACCTTGCAAGGAAGATGGAGAAAAAATAT ACAGTCAAGAAAAAGCAAGACCGCGTTCAGGACTTGATTGATATCGGCTACGGTTATGATGATGAGGATTCCTTCATTGACAACTCGGAGGCT TACGACGAGTTTGTGCCCTCCTCAATCACCACCAAATTCGGAGGCTTCTACGTCAATTCTGGTGTGCTGCACTTCCGCCAGGTTTCTGACACTGAAACGGATGATGGgaccacaggagagagaacgCCAGAAACCGCCAAG AAACGTGACCTCAAAGACGGACAAGAGATGCCGAAGAAGAAAAGGCGCAGAAAAGTTCTGCTGGATAAAAACGATGATGAGGCAAATTCCAG AGTCTCATCTGAGCTTGCAGTGGGTGACGagctgatgatgacgatgaagaagaagaaaaagaaagcggCCGGCACTCTGAGCGTCACCAGCATGCTGAAGAAGTTCCGGCGAGAAAAGGAGCGAGAGcggaagaaaatggagaaagcTAAACAGCGCATGGCCAGCATCCCACTAAGTCCTGTGACGCCACACTGCCCGGCGGACgcgggtggcggcggcggctcgggATTGGCCGACCCGCTGCTCAGCTTGATCGGATCTACAGATGAACAGGCACTTCTCCAGGCCGCCAGTACGGTGGAATTTGACATCGACCTCGACTGTTTATTGGATGTCGGTGACGAGATATCAACACCCCAGTCTTTAATGGAGGCGCCCCCTCCAAACCAGCCCAGAACAGACCATCCACAACCGCCTGGAGCCTCTTGCGATGCAACACAGCCTCCAAGCAGAAAAATGACCCAATCACAAAAGCCTAATTCAGAGGTTGTGACATCTCTTCATTGCGCCGTCCTACCAGAGGGACTCCCGCCTCCACTGGAGAGCAGCATCAAGAAATTGATGCTG GCAGCCAAGACCGCGGAGGGGGAGTCCAAACTCAAGTTCTTCACCCCGGAAATCAACTCTGTCCTGCTAGA CATAGAGTGTCAATGTCGTGAGCACGGCGGCCAGTTGCGCTCCTGGGTGTACACACACCTCTCGTCCTTCCTGCCCTGTAGCAAGGAGACGCTCCGGAAACGTGTCAAGAAACTCAAGCTTGCA GAAGGCCTTTCAAACATGGGGGATCCCATGCAGAAGCTGAATGAGGCCATCGGGAGAGCCATGCCCGAGCAGATTACATGTTTCAACCAACATTGTCAAGAATATGAGCAAGTTAAGACCCTGAG GATGATGGAGGATGGGAGCGACGTCAGGCATGGTGGCATCGGGAACAATATGGAAGAGAAGGGGGCAAAAAGAGGAGGCGGTCCAAAGAAGTTGTTCCGATGGAATGAGGAGATCAG GGAGTTGCTGCGTCATGTGCTGAGAGAAAAACTTGCAGTATTTCAAGAGAGGAGTGAAGGGAGGCAGCAACTGGAGGAGTGCCTCAAGGCCATATTGGTCAAGGACATCAAGCCTCTCTGGCCCAAAGGCTGGATGCCGTCCAG GGTGCTGCTTAGTGAGAGCAGGAAGATATTGGGCCTCCGGCTGACGTTTCC AACAAAGAGATCCAGATCTGAAAAGAAGCAGCTGTCATTCATTGCTCCACCGGTGTTGGATCAAAACATGGGACCGCTGCCACTCAAAGTCGAACTCCCTTGTGAGGCAAATTCAGTGGTTGAAGCTTCAAATGCATCTTGCGTGACCATGGAGGATCCCGAAGTGATTGTCTTGGATTCAGACTCTTCGCCAACTCCCAGTGATGAATCACCAGTGATCCTCACTGACCAGTCTTGGGCTCACTTGGGCCCACCGGTACCCCCCCATGAGCTGTTTGCGGCTGCTATCGCGAAATACGAAAATTCTCTTCATCGATGGAGCTTTAGCGCGGCAAGCGGCGGCTCTCCgcttccgccgccgccgccgcctcagtGCAGCCCAGTCACCTTTCCAGAAGCAGGCCTGCTGCGTCACATGGTCCTGCCAAAAGTGCTGCAAGACTCAACGGGTGGCCCTGCAGATTGTGGCCCAGAACTACAGATGGGCTCTGATGATGTCAATGTTTGA
- the ubn1 gene encoding ubinuclein-1 isoform X3 codes for MAQPRRVEFTSLPSDVRSCAVNGTVLAPKSPPERGGGSRPTVDCVPGSVRLVIALFEPDERSFSEFSYTQLLESKKSNKNNEVKPRSRFEVEEQWEKEQMADLARKMEKKYTVKKKQDRVQDLIDIGYGYDDEDSFIDNSEAYDEFVPSSITTKFGGFYVNSGVLHFRQVSDTETDDGTTGERTPETAKKRDLKDGQEMPKKKRRRKVLLDKNDDEANSRVSSELAVGDELMMTMKKKKKKAAGTLSVTSMLKKFRREKERERKKMEKAKQRMASIPLSPVTPHCPADAGGGGGSGLADPLLSLIGSTDEQALLQAASTVEFDIDLDCLLDVGDEISTPQSLMEAPPPNQPRTDHPQPPGASCDATQPPSRKMTQSQKPNSEVVTSLHCAVLPEGLPPPLESSIKKLMLAAKTAEGESKLKFFTPEINSVLLDIECQCREHGGQLRSWVYTHLSSFLPCSKETLRKRVKKLKLAEGLSNMGDPMQKLNEAIGRAMPEQITCFNQHCQEYEQVKTLRMMEDGSDVRHGGIGNNMEEKGAKRGGGPKKLFRWNEEIRELLRHVLREKLAVFQERSEGRQQLEECLKAILVKDIKPLWPKGWMPSRVLLSESRKILGLRLTFPLNTPNVFL; via the exons ATGGCGCAACCTCGCCGAGTCGAGTTCACGTCTTTGCCCAGTGACGTCCGGTCCTGTGCGGTCAACGGAACCGTCCTCGCCCCGAAGTCTCCGCCAGAACGCGGCGGTGGATCCCGGCCAACGGTGGACTGCGTGCCGGGTTCGGTGCGCCTCGTCATCGCCTTGTTTGAGCCGGACGAACGTAGCTTCAGCGAGTTCAGTTACACTCAGCTGCTGGAAAGCAAG aagagcaacaaaaacaatgaggTCAAGCCTAGGTCCAGGTTCGAGGTGGAGGAGCAGTGGGAGAAGGAGCAGATGGCTGACCTTGCAAGGAAGATGGAGAAAAAATAT ACAGTCAAGAAAAAGCAAGACCGCGTTCAGGACTTGATTGATATCGGCTACGGTTATGATGATGAGGATTCCTTCATTGACAACTCGGAGGCT TACGACGAGTTTGTGCCCTCCTCAATCACCACCAAATTCGGAGGCTTCTACGTCAATTCTGGTGTGCTGCACTTCCGCCAGGTTTCTGACACTGAAACGGATGATGGgaccacaggagagagaacgCCAGAAACCGCCAAG AAACGTGACCTCAAAGACGGACAAGAGATGCCGAAGAAGAAAAGGCGCAGAAAAGTTCTGCTGGATAAAAACGATGATGAGGCAAATTCCAG AGTCTCATCTGAGCTTGCAGTGGGTGACGagctgatgatgacgatgaagaagaagaaaaagaaagcggCCGGCACTCTGAGCGTCACCAGCATGCTGAAGAAGTTCCGGCGAGAAAAGGAGCGAGAGcggaagaaaatggagaaagcTAAACAGCGCATGGCCAGCATCCCACTAAGTCCTGTGACGCCACACTGCCCGGCGGACgcgggtggcggcggcggctcgggATTGGCCGACCCGCTGCTCAGCTTGATCGGATCTACAGATGAACAGGCACTTCTCCAGGCCGCCAGTACGGTGGAATTTGACATCGACCTCGACTGTTTATTGGATGTCGGTGACGAGATATCAACACCCCAGTCTTTAATGGAGGCGCCCCCTCCAAACCAGCCCAGAACAGACCATCCACAACCGCCTGGAGCCTCTTGCGATGCAACACAGCCTCCAAGCAGAAAAATGACCCAATCACAAAAGCCTAATTCAGAGGTTGTGACATCTCTTCATTGCGCCGTCCTACCAGAGGGACTCCCGCCTCCACTGGAGAGCAGCATCAAGAAATTGATGCTG GCAGCCAAGACCGCGGAGGGGGAGTCCAAACTCAAGTTCTTCACCCCGGAAATCAACTCTGTCCTGCTAGA CATAGAGTGTCAATGTCGTGAGCACGGCGGCCAGTTGCGCTCCTGGGTGTACACACACCTCTCGTCCTTCCTGCCCTGTAGCAAGGAGACGCTCCGGAAACGTGTCAAGAAACTCAAGCTTGCA GAAGGCCTTTCAAACATGGGGGATCCCATGCAGAAGCTGAATGAGGCCATCGGGAGAGCCATGCCCGAGCAGATTACATGTTTCAACCAACATTGTCAAGAATATGAGCAAGTTAAGACCCTGAG GATGATGGAGGATGGGAGCGACGTCAGGCATGGTGGCATCGGGAACAATATGGAAGAGAAGGGGGCAAAAAGAGGAGGCGGTCCAAAGAAGTTGTTCCGATGGAATGAGGAGATCAG GGAGTTGCTGCGTCATGTGCTGAGAGAAAAACTTGCAGTATTTCAAGAGAGGAGTGAAGGGAGGCAGCAACTGGAGGAGTGCCTCAAGGCCATATTGGTCAAGGACATCAAGCCTCTCTGGCCCAAAGGCTGGATGCCGTCCAG GGTGCTGCTTAGTGAGAGCAGGAAGATATTGGGCCTCCGGCTGACGTTTCC